A genomic segment from Variovorax paradoxus B4 encodes:
- a CDS encoding LysR substrate-binding domain-containing protein → MPRIDVNRSGEMEAFVQVVESGGFSAAARLLDMTPSAVSKLVARLELRLGIQLVHRSTRKLQLTPEGLHFYERSTRVLADMDEAERCAAAGAAPRGRVSINASVSFGHHRLVPLVPRLLELHPQITLDIALTDRIVDLMDERADIAIRWGQLPPSDLVARRLGETSQSIVASPDYLAKYGTPHTPQELEAHNRLGWTYRRSTPDWPLRVDGRMMALPVAGPVRAGDGETLRQLAIAGAGVARLSLYHIQHDIDAGRLVPLLEEFNPGEVEPIHAVYIGKAGTLPARVRAVLDFLVACSGVGGGRYTLRRTAPMPANSAVT, encoded by the coding sequence ATGCCGCGCATCGACGTCAACCGCTCCGGCGAAATGGAAGCCTTCGTGCAGGTGGTCGAATCTGGTGGGTTCTCGGCGGCGGCGCGCCTGCTCGACATGACGCCTTCCGCGGTGAGCAAGCTCGTGGCGCGGCTGGAACTGCGGCTGGGCATCCAGCTGGTGCACCGCTCCACGCGCAAGCTGCAGCTCACGCCCGAGGGCCTGCATTTCTACGAGCGCAGCACGCGCGTGCTCGCCGACATGGACGAGGCCGAGCGCTGTGCCGCTGCGGGCGCCGCGCCGCGCGGGCGCGTGAGCATCAACGCGAGCGTGTCCTTCGGGCACCACCGGCTGGTACCGCTGGTGCCGCGCCTGCTCGAACTGCATCCGCAGATCACGCTGGACATCGCGCTCACCGACCGCATCGTCGACCTGATGGACGAGCGCGCCGACATCGCGATCCGCTGGGGCCAGCTGCCGCCATCCGACCTGGTGGCGCGGCGCCTTGGCGAAACCAGCCAGTCCATCGTGGCCTCGCCCGATTACCTCGCCAAGTACGGCACGCCGCACACGCCGCAGGAACTGGAGGCGCACAACCGCCTGGGCTGGACCTACCGGCGCAGCACGCCCGACTGGCCGCTGCGCGTGGACGGGCGAATGATGGCGTTGCCCGTGGCCGGGCCGGTTCGCGCGGGCGACGGCGAAACCCTGCGCCAGCTGGCCATTGCCGGCGCGGGCGTGGCGCGGCTGTCGCTGTATCACATCCAGCACGACATCGATGCCGGCCGGCTGGTGCCGCTGCTCGAGGAATTCAACCCGGGCGAGGTGGAGCCGATCCACGCCGTGTACATCGGCAAGGCCGGCACCTTGCCGGCGCGCGTGCGCGCGGTGCTCGACTTCCTGGTGGCGTGCTCGGGCGTGGGGGGAGGGCGCTACACGCTCAGACGCACCGCGCCGATGCCGGCGAATTCCGCCGTCACCTGA
- a CDS encoding pyridoxal-phosphate-dependent aminotransferase family protein, with the protein MLQLDLHPTGRHFLQIPGPSPVPDRILRAMSLPTIDHRGPEFGTLGLKVLGGIKQIFKTKHPVAIYPASGTGAWEAALANTLSPGDHVLMYETGHFASLWQKMATRLGLSTEFLAWSGKDDQLPAAPSWRRGVQADLIEARLRKDTERKIKAVCVVHNETSTGVTSDIASVRKAIDAAGHPALLMVDSISGLASTDFRHDEWGVDVTISGSQKGLMLPPGISFNALSPRALEASKGAKLPRAFWAWDEIVEMNKDGYWPYTPNTNLLYGLSESLDMLLGEGLDNVFARHQRWAAGVRAAVNAWGLPIQCADPAVYSPVLTGVITPEGVDADALRRLIHQRFDLSLGTGLGKLKGRMFRMGHLGDSNDLTLVAMVAGVEMGMKLSGIKLAGSGVQAAMDHFANHAAAPVGLQKAA; encoded by the coding sequence ATGCTGCAACTCGACCTCCATCCCACCGGCCGCCACTTCCTCCAGATCCCCGGACCGAGCCCGGTGCCCGACCGCATCCTGCGGGCCATGAGCCTGCCGACCATCGACCACCGCGGGCCCGAGTTCGGCACGCTGGGGCTCAAGGTGCTCGGCGGCATCAAGCAGATCTTCAAGACGAAGCATCCGGTCGCGATCTACCCTGCCTCCGGCACCGGCGCCTGGGAGGCCGCGCTCGCCAACACGCTGAGCCCGGGCGACCACGTGCTGATGTACGAAACCGGCCACTTCGCATCGCTGTGGCAGAAGATGGCCACGCGGCTCGGCCTTTCGACCGAATTCCTCGCCTGGTCCGGCAAGGACGACCAGTTGCCCGCCGCACCCAGCTGGCGCCGCGGCGTGCAGGCCGACCTCATCGAGGCCCGCCTGCGCAAGGACACCGAAAGGAAGATCAAGGCCGTGTGCGTGGTGCACAACGAAACCTCCACCGGCGTCACTTCCGACATCGCCTCGGTGCGCAAGGCCATCGACGCGGCGGGCCACCCGGCCCTGCTGATGGTCGACAGCATCTCGGGTTTGGCGAGCACCGATTTCCGGCACGACGAATGGGGCGTGGACGTCACCATCAGCGGTTCGCAGAAGGGCCTGATGCTGCCGCCCGGCATCAGCTTCAACGCACTCTCGCCGCGCGCGCTCGAAGCCTCCAAAGGCGCGAAGCTGCCGCGCGCGTTCTGGGCCTGGGACGAGATCGTGGAGATGAACAAGGATGGCTACTGGCCGTACACGCCCAACACCAACCTGCTCTACGGCCTGTCGGAATCGCTCGACATGCTGCTCGGCGAGGGGCTGGACAACGTGTTCGCGCGCCACCAGCGCTGGGCCGCCGGCGTGCGCGCGGCGGTCAATGCCTGGGGCCTGCCGATCCAGTGCGCCGACCCGGCCGTGTATTCGCCCGTGCTCACCGGCGTGATCACGCCCGAAGGCGTCGACGCCGATGCGCTGCGCCGGCTCATCCACCAGCGCTTCGACCTCTCGCTGGGCACGGGCCTCGGCAAGCTCAAGGGCCGCATGTTCCGCATGGGCCACCTGGGCGACAGCAACGACCTGACGCTGGTGGCCATGGTGGCGGGTGTGGAAATGGGCATGAAGCTCAGCGGCATCAAGCTGGCAGGCAGCGGCGTGCAGGCCGCGATGGACCATTTCGCGAACCATGCAGCGGCACCTGTCGGCCTGCAGAAGGCAGCGTAG
- a CDS encoding MFS transporter produces MPIALLALTAGAFGIGTTEFVIMGLLMQVSADLHVSITAAGLLISGYALGVAVGAPILTIATRKLPRKTVLLALMAIFTLGNLACALAPSYELLMAARVVTSLAHGTFFGVGSVVATGLVAPERRASAIAIMFTGLTAATLLGVPAGAWLGLQYGWRATFWAVTLIGVLAFAVLAVFVPRVKGEARPAPLREELAVLARPQVLLGLAMTVLGFAGVFVVFTYIQPLLTQVTGLSESVVSPILLVFGGGLAVGNLLGGRLADRSTMPAVLGTLVALAAVLGAMQFTIATPFTAVVFVGLLGIASFATVAPMQLRVLEKASGAGQNLASSLNIAAFNLGNALGAWVGGVVIDHGPGLRALGWVAALLTLIGLAIALWSRSLDQREGSVSTADCTSVQA; encoded by the coding sequence ATGCCAATCGCTCTGCTCGCCCTTACCGCCGGTGCCTTCGGAATAGGTACCACCGAATTCGTCATCATGGGCCTGCTGATGCAGGTGTCGGCGGATCTCCACGTCTCCATCACGGCCGCCGGCCTGCTGATCTCGGGCTATGCGCTCGGGGTGGCCGTGGGTGCGCCCATCCTGACCATCGCCACCCGCAAACTGCCGCGCAAGACCGTGCTGCTCGCGCTGATGGCGATCTTCACGCTCGGCAACCTGGCCTGCGCGCTCGCGCCCAGCTACGAGCTGCTGATGGCCGCGCGCGTGGTCACCTCGCTCGCGCATGGCACCTTCTTCGGCGTGGGCTCGGTGGTGGCCACCGGCCTGGTCGCGCCGGAACGCCGCGCCTCGGCCATCGCCATCATGTTCACCGGCCTCACGGCCGCCACGTTGCTGGGCGTGCCGGCCGGGGCCTGGCTCGGGCTGCAGTACGGCTGGCGCGCCACCTTCTGGGCGGTGACGCTGATCGGCGTGCTGGCCTTTGCGGTGCTTGCCGTGTTCGTGCCCCGCGTCAAGGGCGAAGCCAGGCCGGCGCCGCTGCGCGAGGAGCTCGCGGTGCTCGCGCGGCCGCAGGTGCTGCTCGGCCTGGCGATGACGGTGCTCGGCTTTGCGGGCGTGTTCGTGGTGTTCACCTACATCCAGCCCTTGCTGACGCAGGTCACCGGCCTGTCCGAATCGGTGGTGTCACCGATCCTGCTGGTGTTCGGCGGTGGCCTGGCCGTGGGCAACCTCCTCGGCGGCAGGCTGGCCGACAGGTCGACCATGCCCGCCGTGCTCGGCACGCTGGTGGCACTGGCCGCGGTGCTTGGCGCGATGCAGTTCACCATCGCAACGCCGTTCACGGCCGTGGTGTTCGTCGGCCTGCTCGGCATCGCTTCGTTCGCCACCGTGGCACCGATGCAGCTGCGCGTGCTCGAGAAGGCCTCGGGCGCGGGCCAGAACCTGGCGTCGAGCCTCAACATCGCGGCCTTCAACCTGGGCAATGCACTCGGCGCGTGGGTGGGCGGCGTGGTCATCGACCATGGCCCGGGTCTGCGCGCGCTCGGCTGGGTGGCTGCGCTGCTCACGCTCATCGGGCTGGCGATCGCGCTCTGGAGCCGCTCGCTCGATCAGCGCGAAGGAAGTGTCTCGACAGCCGATTGCACCTCGGTGCAGGCCTGA
- a CDS encoding Bug family tripartite tricarboxylate transporter substrate binding protein: MQRRSLIQAAGAAAATLGVPRLFAQEWPSGPVRIVVGFPPGGGTDALARVVAQKLTVMWNQQVIVENKAGVAGVLAAEYVSQQPSDGSTLLMAHINSHALAPSLQPKLRYSVERDFVPIVLVGVTPNLLIASPAQKALTVNDIVAACKASPGTVSFGSAGAGSAQHLALEMFKLQARVDALHVPYKGSGPLLADLMGGQIQYSFETMTAATPHVKSGRVLAVAQTRTKRAKGHPGVPTMQEQGFAGFEATTWYGLAGPGKLPAGVAEKVNRDVNAVLAMPDVQERLDTYGAEDGGGSQDKFKQFIATEIAKWAKVVKDGKVHVDT, encoded by the coding sequence ATGCAGAGACGTTCGCTGATTCAGGCCGCGGGTGCCGCGGCCGCAACGCTGGGCGTGCCCCGGCTCTTCGCGCAGGAGTGGCCTTCGGGGCCGGTGCGCATCGTGGTGGGATTTCCGCCCGGCGGCGGCACCGATGCGCTCGCGCGCGTGGTGGCCCAGAAGCTCACGGTGATGTGGAACCAGCAGGTCATCGTCGAGAACAAGGCCGGCGTGGCCGGCGTGCTGGCGGCCGAATACGTGTCGCAGCAGCCCAGCGACGGCAGCACGCTGCTCATGGCGCACATCAACAGCCATGCGCTCGCGCCCAGTCTGCAGCCCAAGCTGCGCTACAGCGTGGAGCGCGACTTCGTGCCGATCGTGCTGGTGGGCGTCACGCCCAACCTGCTGATCGCCAGCCCGGCGCAGAAGGCGCTCACGGTGAACGACATCGTGGCCGCCTGCAAGGCCTCGCCCGGCACGGTGAGCTTCGGCTCCGCGGGCGCGGGCTCGGCACAGCACCTGGCGCTGGAAATGTTCAAGCTGCAGGCCCGGGTGGATGCGCTGCATGTGCCCTACAAGGGCAGCGGCCCGCTGCTGGCCGACCTGATGGGTGGACAGATCCAGTACAGCTTCGAGACCATGACCGCGGCCACGCCGCACGTGAAGAGCGGCCGCGTGCTGGCCGTGGCGCAAACGCGCACCAAGCGCGCCAAGGGCCATCCGGGCGTGCCCACGATGCAGGAGCAGGGCTTTGCGGGTTTCGAGGCCACCACCTGGTATGGGCTTGCGGGCCCGGGCAAGCTGCCTGCAGGCGTGGCCGAGAAAGTCAATCGCGACGTCAACGCGGTGCTCGCGATGCCCGACGTGCAGGAGCGCCTCGACACCTACGGCGCCGAGGACGGCGGCGGTTCGCAGGACAAGTTCAAGCAGTTCATCGCCACCGAGATCGCCAAGTGGGCGAAGGTGGTGAAGGATGGCAAGGTGCACGTGGATACTTGA
- a CDS encoding FMN-dependent NADH-azoreductase: MNTVNLNLLHIDASARPGRSGIDAHGSHTRRLSARFVERWRAARPNDRVDYLDVGQHPPAHVDARWIHAAFTAPAEREPWMADALAESDRLVDQLVAADLIVVGLPMYNFSVPAQFKAWIDNIVRVGRTFGFDRARGAVPYWPMLAEAGKRMVLLGARGDHGYDPGGRIAHLNHAERTVRSVFGYIGITEVFEAAVECDEFGGEQLAESLRQAEQKVDRLADQLGATMPRSAHTATGLRSEN; the protein is encoded by the coding sequence ATGAATACCGTGAACCTGAATCTTCTTCACATCGATGCCAGCGCCCGCCCGGGCCGCTCCGGCATCGATGCCCATGGCTCGCACACGCGCCGGCTGTCTGCGCGCTTCGTCGAGCGCTGGCGCGCGGCGCGGCCGAACGACCGCGTCGACTACCTCGACGTGGGCCAGCATCCGCCTGCGCATGTCGATGCCCGCTGGATCCACGCCGCTTTCACCGCACCTGCCGAGCGCGAACCCTGGATGGCCGACGCGCTGGCCGAGAGCGACCGGCTGGTCGACCAGCTCGTTGCCGCCGACCTGATCGTGGTGGGCCTGCCGATGTACAACTTCAGCGTGCCCGCGCAGTTCAAGGCCTGGATCGACAACATCGTGCGCGTGGGCCGAACCTTCGGCTTCGACCGTGCGCGCGGTGCGGTACCGTACTGGCCGATGCTTGCGGAAGCGGGCAAGCGCATGGTGCTGCTCGGCGCGCGCGGCGACCACGGCTACGACCCGGGCGGGCGCATCGCGCACCTGAACCATGCCGAGCGCACGGTGCGATCGGTGTTCGGCTACATCGGCATCACCGAGGTGTTCGAGGCCGCGGTGGAGTGCGACGAGTTCGGCGGCGAGCAGCTCGCAGAGTCGCTGCGGCAGGCGGAGCAGAAGGTCGACCGGCTGGCCGACCAGCTCGGCGCGACCATGCCGCGGTCAGCTCACACCGCCACCGGGCTGCGCTCCGAGAACTGA
- a CDS encoding fumarylacetoacetate hydrolase family protein, producing the protein MTPSMTALANALIKARQTNQTLDATPWLGTLETAVQAYEVQDAVSSGLAWFGNGTVPRVWKSGGGSRSATLTHAPLPPAGVRTSPADFSDLAFHVPGIEAEIALRLGQDVTPAMAATLDHGDAASLIDAMAVSVEIVDSRWQDLAATPALLRLADSQVHGALVIGEWQPYAAVDWASQRCETKVGPSETVVREGTHPLADPAWLLPIWLRHITRHGQTAPAGTVVTTGSWVGIVPCRRGDQVTAEFAGIGAVRLSV; encoded by the coding sequence ATGACTCCCTCAATGACAGCCCTCGCCAATGCCCTGATCAAGGCCCGCCAAACGAACCAGACGCTCGATGCCACGCCCTGGCTCGGCACGCTGGAGACGGCCGTCCAGGCCTATGAAGTGCAAGACGCCGTCTCTTCGGGGCTGGCCTGGTTCGGCAACGGGACCGTGCCCCGCGTCTGGAAATCCGGCGGCGGCTCGCGCAGCGCCACGCTCACGCATGCACCGCTGCCCCCGGCCGGCGTGCGCACGAGCCCGGCGGACTTCAGCGACCTTGCCTTTCATGTGCCCGGCATCGAGGCGGAGATCGCGCTGCGGCTCGGGCAGGACGTGACGCCCGCCATGGCCGCGACGCTCGACCATGGCGATGCGGCTTCGCTCATCGATGCGATGGCGGTCTCGGTGGAGATCGTCGATTCGCGCTGGCAGGACCTGGCCGCCACGCCCGCGTTGCTGCGCCTGGCCGATTCGCAGGTGCATGGCGCGCTTGTGATCGGCGAATGGCAGCCCTATGCGGCGGTCGACTGGGCTTCGCAGCGCTGCGAAACGAAGGTCGGCCCATCGGAAACCGTGGTGCGCGAAGGCACCCATCCGCTGGCCGATCCGGCGTGGCTCCTGCCGATCTGGCTGCGCCACATCACGCGGCACGGGCAGACGGCGCCGGCCGGCACCGTGGTCACCACCGGCTCATGGGTCGGCATCGTGCCCTGCCGCCGCGGCGATCAGGTGACGGCGGAATTCGCCGGCATCGGCGCGGTGCGTCTGAGCGTGTAG
- a CDS encoding GntR family transcriptional regulator, protein MTADIIEISRLALHDQVASRLRTMLVEGHIAPGAKLNERELCLQLRVSRTPLREAIKLLAAEGLVDLLPNRGAVAVKLTEADVLNTFEVLAMLEGMSGELAAKRITDEELAEVRALHYEMMACFARRDLSGYYRLNARIHTAINEAAGNPVLASTYRSINARVQSLRFRTNQNDAKWKHAVEEHEQMIDALAARDAAGMRKVLISHVMRKRDTVLELMRTGQIYPQAHKAS, encoded by the coding sequence ATGACCGCAGACATCATCGAAATCTCGCGCCTCGCGCTGCACGACCAGGTGGCTTCGCGCCTGCGCACGATGCTGGTCGAAGGGCACATCGCCCCGGGCGCCAAGCTCAACGAGCGCGAGCTTTGCCTTCAGCTGCGCGTCTCGCGCACGCCGCTGCGCGAGGCCATCAAGCTGCTGGCGGCCGAAGGGCTGGTCGACCTGCTGCCCAACCGCGGCGCGGTGGCGGTGAAGCTCACCGAGGCCGACGTGCTCAACACCTTCGAGGTGCTGGCCATGCTCGAAGGCATGTCGGGCGAGCTGGCGGCCAAGCGCATCACGGACGAAGAACTGGCCGAGGTGCGCGCGCTGCACTACGAAATGATGGCCTGCTTCGCGCGGCGCGATCTCTCCGGTTATTACCGCCTCAACGCGCGCATCCACACCGCCATCAACGAGGCCGCGGGCAACCCCGTGCTCGCCAGCACCTACCGCTCCATCAATGCCCGCGTGCAGTCGCTGCGCTTTCGAACCAACCAGAACGATGCCAAGTGGAAGCACGCCGTCGAGGAGCACGAGCAGATGATCGATGCGCTGGCCGCGCGCGATGCCGCCGGCATGCGCAAGGTGCTCATCTCTCACGTGATGCGCAAGCGCGACACGGTGCTCGAGCTGATGCGCACCGGCCAGATCTATCCCCAGGCCCACAAAGCGAGCTGA
- a CDS encoding aldo/keto reductase produces MEQRFLGRSGFKVPALGFGAGTFGGQGPLFSAWGNTDVEGARSIVDLALDAGVTLFDTADVYSNGASESILGAALKGRRDKAIISTKLALRAGDGPNDVGASRHHLIAATDAALERLGTDYIDILQLHAFDAMTPVEMVLDTLDDLVRAGKVRLIGASNFSGWQLMKSLSASDRLGLQRFVANQTYYSLIGRDYEFELMPLGLDQGLGAIVWSPLGWGRLTGKVRRGQPLPAGSRLHETAGFAPPVDEERLYRVIDAMDQVAEETGKTLPQIALNWLLQRPTVSSVLIGARNKEQLRQNLGALGWQLSADQIKRLDAASAVTPPYPYYPYWNGQFSERSPVAV; encoded by the coding sequence ATGGAACAACGCTTTCTCGGCCGCTCGGGCTTCAAGGTCCCCGCACTCGGCTTCGGCGCCGGCACCTTCGGCGGACAAGGCCCGCTCTTCAGCGCCTGGGGCAATACCGACGTCGAGGGCGCACGCAGCATCGTCGACCTGGCGCTGGATGCCGGCGTGACGCTGTTCGACACGGCCGACGTGTATTCGAACGGCGCTTCGGAATCGATCCTTGGCGCCGCGCTCAAGGGCCGGCGCGACAAGGCCATCATCTCGACCAAGCTCGCGCTGCGCGCCGGCGATGGGCCGAACGACGTCGGCGCCTCGCGCCACCACCTGATCGCCGCGACCGATGCCGCGCTCGAGCGCCTGGGCACCGACTACATCGACATCCTCCAGCTGCACGCCTTCGATGCGATGACGCCGGTCGAGATGGTGCTCGACACGCTCGACGACCTGGTGCGGGCAGGCAAGGTGCGGCTGATCGGCGCATCGAACTTCTCGGGCTGGCAGCTGATGAAATCGCTCTCGGCCTCCGACCGGCTCGGGCTGCAGCGCTTCGTGGCCAACCAGACCTACTACTCGCTGATCGGCCGCGACTACGAATTCGAACTCATGCCGCTGGGCCTGGACCAGGGCCTGGGCGCCATCGTCTGGAGTCCGCTGGGCTGGGGCCGGCTGACCGGCAAGGTGCGGCGCGGCCAGCCGCTGCCCGCCGGAAGCCGCCTGCATGAAACCGCCGGCTTCGCGCCGCCCGTGGACGAGGAGCGCCTGTACCGCGTGATCGATGCGATGGACCAGGTGGCGGAGGAAACCGGCAAGACCCTGCCGCAGATCGCGCTCAACTGGCTGCTGCAGCGGCCCACCGTGTCGAGCGTGCTGATCGGTGCGCGCAACAAGGAGCAGCTCAGGCAGAACCTCGGCGCGCTCGGCTGGCAACTGAGCGCGGACCAGATCAAGCGGCTCGATGCGGCCAGCGCGGTGACGCCGCCCTACCCTTACTACCCGTACTGGAACGGTCAGTTCTCGGAGCGCAGCCCGGTGGCGGTGTGA